Below is a window of Candidatus Binatia bacterium DNA.
CTGGACCACCGCGCTCGCGGTGGCGAAATAGGTGAACGCGGGCACGATCACCTCGTCACCGGGACCCACGCCGAGGGCCGCGAGCCCGATCGAGATCGCCGAGGTGCCCGAGGAGACGCCGATCGCGTGCCGCGCTCCGAGGGCGGAGGCCAGCTCCCGTTCGAAGGCGTCGTGCTCGGCGCCCAGGATGAACTGTCCCGACGCGAGCACCCGCTCGAAGTCGCGGGCCAGCTCCGCGGCGATCGGCGCATGCGCGCGCGCGAGATCGAGCAGCGGCACCGGGCGCGCCGCTTCCGCGGGCGCCGCCTCGGCCGCGAGCTTACCGGCGCTCATGGGTGGCCTCCGCCGCGAGCCGCGCGCCGTGGGCCGCCTTCAGATCGTTCAGAAGCGCGTCGCGCTTTCCGTAGATCCGCTTGAGCGGGCGCTCCGCGTGCTTGGAGAGCGCGTAGGCGGTGAGGATCGGGAGCGCCACCGTGCTGTCCACGTAGGCCACCACCGCGTCGGGAAGCTTCTCGGGATCGATCTTCCCCCACGACACCGCCTCCGCGGGCGTGGCGCCCGAAAGCCCGCCGGTGTCGGCGCGGGCGTCGGTGAGCTGCAGGAAGTAGTCGTGCCCCGCCTCGTCCAGACCCAGCACCTCCTGGATCTGCGGCTCGGTCTGGAGCGCGAAGTTCTTGGGCGACCCGCCCCCCAGGATCAGGATCGCGCTCTTCCCGCCCGCCTTCTTCGCGCCGTAGACGATGGCCGCGGTCTCGTTCACGTCCCGGAAGACGTCCCACTGGATCGGCTCCCCCTCCAGGGAGAGCGCCGCCGCGTTCATGCCGATCGAGGAATCGCCCGGGGACGAGGTGTAGAGCGGCACCTCCAGCCGGTGCGCTGCCGCCACGAGCGAGACCTCCCCCTGGTTCAGCGCGCGCTCGCGCTCGGCCACGTAGCGCCCCACGCGGTAGTGGAACTCGGCCGTGCCCATCGGCCGGTGGAACTCCGGCTGGCGCATCACCTCGCGGAAGAAGGCGTCGGTGCGAAGCAGCACGTCGTAGTCGAAGAAGATGTCGAAGATCCGGACGATCCCCTGCTCGCGCAGCACCACGTCGTCGGCGTTGGCGCGCCCCTGGTGCATCGTGAGCCCGATGCCGAAATGGGTGTCGTGGTAGAGATTGGCGCCGGTCGAGATGACCCAGTCGACGAACCCGGCCTTGAGGAGCGGAATCAGGCAGGAGCGCCCCATGCCCGCCGGCGTGAGCGCGCCGCTCAGCGTGAGCCCCACCGTGACGTCGGGCTCGAGCATCTTCTCCACCAGGAGGC
It encodes the following:
- a CDS encoding aminotransferase class I/II-fold pyridoxal phosphate-dependent enzyme, encoding MSAGKLAAEAAPAEAARPVPLLDLARAHAPIAAELARDFERVLASGQFILGAEHDAFERELASALGARHAIGVSSGTSAISIGLAALGVGPGDEVIVPAFTYFATASAVVQ
- the speY gene encoding deoxyhypusine synthase; translation: MASSSKSPRYSKGPSIAPDPIRPGITVDRLVDTAFLAYNGARLREACRLLVEKMLEPDVTVGLTLSGALTPAGMGRSCLIPLLKAGFVDWVISTGANLYHDTHFGIGLTMHQGRANADDVVLREQGIVRIFDIFFDYDVLLRTDAFFREVMRQPEFHRPMGTAEFHYRVGRYVAERERALNQGEVSLVAAAHRLEVPLYTSSPGDSSIGMNAAALSLEGEPIQWDVFRDVNETAAIVYGAKKAGGKSAILILGGGSPKNFALQTEPQIQEVLGLDEAGHDYFLQLTDARADTGGLSGATPAEAVSWGKIDPEKLPDAVVAYVDSTVALPILTAYALSKHAERPLKRIYGKRDALLNDLKAAHGARLAAEATHERR